ttcatctatgTCTCTTGCATGTTGAGAATTTAGCTGTCTCTTctccttttgggcttttgggGTTGTTCATCTCTCTCCAGTTTCTCTCAATCTCCCTCTTTTAAGACTCTCTGGGAATTTaatctcccttctttcacacTCTCTTGAAAATTCAGGAAATGAGTCAGGAAATGGGTCATTGGGTCCCTGATTCTCTTCCTAGCTTTGCCAAAAATCTTCATATCTTGGTGGTGGATCATGAAACCTTGTCTCTCAAGCACTTGAGTTCCTTGCTTAGGGAGCAGTCTTACAATGGTACACACCATCACAAAATCTCTTTCACCATCCTAATTTTATTCACCctcctaattttaattttgtcagTAATGATTTAAAGCTATGTTAAGTGTAATCTTGAAAGAAACTCAATCCATTTTACTGGCAGATTTATAATGGGGtttgagtttttaaaattgttatggATCGATCTACAACTTCgggtttgaatttttaaaattgttatggATCGATCTACAACTTCTCAAACAGGAAAATGTTAACTtgatttcttaattattttattagtttttgaTTCATAAACGTTTTTATCTTAGCGCATGGTTGGAAGGAAAGTTCATGAGggattgtttttatttaatactaTATTTCCATATAAAGATATTTGGTGAGATgctcaatttcttctttttctggtAATTTCAGAGCATAAAAGTATAAGATATGAATGTCTTCCTTGTTTAAGTTTCTACCAGATCAATTCTATGTGTGTCTGATCTCTCAAAGTATAATTGGTTCTTCATCTGTGGAACTAGTTATCTGAGTATCCTTCAACtttaagtttttgtttttccttttctatgaACCTTTTTGtgcatgacattttttttttgatcttCAGTTACGGCCACGGGACTAGGATCTATTGCTCTATCAATGATTAAAGAAAGAGGTGACCAGTTCGACCTTGTCATGGCTAACGTTAGCATGCCGGATATGGACAGCTTTTGGTTCTTGCACGTGCTCCTTGAGATGAATATTGTTGTCATTTGTAAGCTCAATTTTGCTTTACTATCTCATTCAATTAAATGTCTTCATTATTTCTAAGCTACTTTGTTGTTTGGCAGTTATGTCATCGGTGATGGACTTGGACGTGGCTACGAGAGCATTGGCAGAAGGAGCGTGTTATTTTCTTCAGAAACCTATTTCCAAGGACGATCTCAAATATGTATGGCAACACGTGTATCGAAGGAACAGAAACATATCCAAGCTAACCCATGAAGCAAATTGCGGAGAAAAAGCCAAATCTGGAAAAGAATCTGTCGGTATCCAAAACGACGACACTATTGTTTTATCTCAGTCCACCGATGAAGTtagtattaataataattgtagTATTAACTATCAACTTATGAGCTATAACGAAGAAGTGCAGAATCAGCCAACTAATTCCCATGATACCCAAGTCGCTTCATACTTCGAAGGAAAGAGATTAACGGATGACATAGAAGGAACAAGCAAGGAGAAGAGAGTTACGTATTACTCAACGCCTACCAATTTTGGAGATACAAGAATTGATGAGGATAATAGAAGAATGAAggaatattatatttctagtGATAACAGATCACGTGTCGTTTGGAATGTGGAACGACGTCGCAAATTCTCCGACGCCCTCAACAAGCTTGGTGATAAATGTAATTTCACCTCTCTCTCAAgcgttattttttatttatttttttttttttttagtatttgaaTTCAATGATGCATAtgctttcttcttgtttcGAAGGTCGTCCAAAACTTATACTGAAATTGATGAATGAACCATGCTTGACCCTGCGCCAGGTAGCTAACCACCTGCAGGTACGGTGCATTCTTCTTCtcataaaatagaattttggTATTAGATTTGTTCTAACGATGCATTATCCTATTAGAAATACAAAGCACAAGTAGAGTCTATGAAAAAGgggagagaaaataaattagctCCAAGGAGGGAAGCATCCAAGTTCAACTTCTCAGTCAGGACTCAACTTCCTCCTCCGTTAGTGCCAAAGCAGCCTCACGACGAGGCAAACAGATCTACAGATGGAGGTTCAACCTCTTTTATAGGAGGGGAAAGATTCCGACTTATTGCTCCTAGACCTGTGCCAAATCCTACACTGCCTGTTAGCGCCAACTTTGCAAATCATGGTCTCATAATGCTTGACCAAAATTATCAGCATGTTAATTCAAACTACTATTCAGTTCCATATATCATCAATCAGACAACTCCAGAGGTAACTTCTTCTTGTGTATTTGATGAAACTCAGTTCTCAGATAATCGTCTTGATGTAGTACAGCAAGATTTGACTGCTTTCAAGATTGAAAACCAAGAAGCAATGGAATTTAATGGCACATCAGAAGGGATTCAGTTGATGTCAAACAACATGGCTTTTCCTGATTCAACCAACTTCGACAATATTGCTGCAAATTTTGGAAATGAAGGAAGTCAACAACAATCGGCCGAATATGATtatctcttaaattttttagaagaCGATCCACACGACTTTGACAGCAACTTAAATCTGAGTGACGTAGATAAGTACAGTGAGTGGCTAAAGAACACTGTTCTTGAAAATAGAAGCGGTCCAGACAGCTTTCTCGGTGACAATGCAGAAAACTTTCCAATGGGAAACAACCCATAAATAGGTATGTTTTACTTCTCTAATGTTCTCGAGGTGTTTAAAAATGTACATGACTGAAAACTAGCCTATCAACTCTACATATTTAGCAATGTTAATTATGTTGTAACTTATGCATCTCTTCTTTTCTATCGTATTTAGCTATGACATCTTGGTTGAATGGATACCATTTTGCTCAAACTAGGTTGATGAGGGCGTTTATGCCAAAATGGTGACTACAACTCTTTGGAAATGCATGTCGTTCTAGTCAACAAGCCTTAATGTTTTAAACTCGATTCGATGTTAGaaagacaataaaaaaaataatacatcaTAAGTTTAAATCACATCGAACATCATAAGTTTAAATCACATCGATTTCAAAAACCATTAGCCAAGTTCTTGGAAGCAGCAAGTTTGTTATAGATTTCCAAGACGAACTTGGCATCAACATGTTCACCATCACAAGTAGCAAGAGAAACTTGATTACGAGGTTTTGGTATCCTCTTCCCATTGCCAAAAGCTCCAATGGCATATATATTCCCCACACTATTCGCTaccttcatcatcatctcgACATACGTGTCGTGAAACTTCGCCAAAAGTTTCAAAGGTGACATTATTTTCAACTGCACCTTTGAAGCTTGTCGTCTCAAACGCCATAGTCGCCGAAGCCTGAAGCTCCTTGATCTTGTAGTGCGAGTATCACTTCCTAGCTTTTGGTatcctcttcttctccataGCCTCCTCATGCCTTGAGCTGATGGGGTTGCAATGATATCCATATGGGGGAAAGAGGGAGTTTATGTAGAGGTTATTATTGGCAAAAACTAAGGGGGTTTGAAGAAAGACTTGTTCTTGGAGAttaaaagctttttttttttttttttttaaataattggatGAGTTTTgggtaaaataattatttgataattatatatataattattggatCATTTATATTGTGGGGTCtgttctaattaattttttttatttcataaattattttcctttattctTTTCTGATAATTATTTGGTAGTTGTaacttgtttcttgttttaaaaaagttgtaatttttggaatattcaaaacttgtttttttcttttttgtttgtttcttattattgaccattctattttttatataaagacatgcacaataaatattttaaaacaaatataaacaaatagtttaaatttaaattaaaaaaaaaatggaattataatatatatatatatatatatatatatatatatatatataaaagaggaaaaaagaatgacacaaaaataagaaatagcTATTTCGGGACGGGTTCTAAGcttcaaaactttttaaaaaatggtggaGTTTTTTATGTGGATGTGTTCGGAgtcaattaattataaacaaaatgaattaGGTGAGTTTGAGAAATCTTTTAAACCATCCcgaaatttcaaaatagtGAGTTTGAGAAATCTTTTAAACCATCCcgaaatttcaaaatagttGGATTAGTGATCCGTGCAACTCTAACTCAACCTGGGTTGGANTTGTCCGATTTACCtgacaaaaaaatgtcaacccatAAATGGAACCCAACTCTCCAACTCAACTTTTATGGTTTAAATTAGATAATGTGAATTGGTCTGATTATATCGGGTGGATTCGGTCAAATCATTTGAATAtgttaaaagagaaaaaaagaattaatttaaataattaaattaaagtgtTTGCAACAAGTTaaggtattaaaaaaaatagagagataGGGACagcaaataaaattaaaatgattagcTAAATTCacataattcttttaaaggttatgatccaatcatatattattttggaatTCCAAAGAGTccgaaattattaaatattaatatgctaagtaaataaattaaattagtagGCTTTGACCCGCTCCatcttatttttatcaaaataaatatatattaaaatttaaggttgtCAAATGCTTAATAAGAATTATTCAATCAAGGAACcagcacaaaaaaaaaaaaaaaaaattaattttaattctttttttcttttttaaataactattaagcaaaaaaaattaagcttttaaaataattgttggTGCTTTAAAAAAACGACTATAGTACAAAGTCCAGTCCGACCAGTTCGACTATAGTACAAAGTAAAAAACTACTATAGAAACCAGCAAAACTCGTCCAATGGTCTGCTATCTGGTCTGCTATCTTTATTCGAGGCGTGTTGTTATGTTATCGTTATTATGATCTCTTATTGCTTGTAAGGGTGGAAGGTAAAGTATAGATTGTTTGTGCCACTAACAACTTAAGGTTTAGTTGGCGGACTTATTAAGTGGCAAAATAGTGCAATTGTGAGGTTGATATTAGAGTTGAGTCGGTTCCTAGAAGTGGAATCAATAAGCATGTGTACGACTAAGCAATTTGATAAGTCCAATGTTGACAGATTGGTCGAGATCGAAAAACATatgctttaaattttcaatttttgaaatatctCTTAGATAGAATTGTCACCAAAACTGATAAGAGTGACACCGTGGCGGCTAGCCGCCTGGACAAGATACCCATCCAAGAATTGATGTTAAGGTTTGAGACCCTTGAAGATAaagttgttaatttttttttttttgtcattgatcttgaaattaattaatattttgatgataATAGCTGCTTTTGGTTGTGAAGTTCTGAAAGCCTAGAGCTTAGAATAGCAATTGCAAAACAAAGAATTTATGGACGGACATCACGGATCAATCGAATCGTGACATGTGGAGCCTAAAAGAGTGACAATTGATGGCTACGTCCCTTCTAGAAGAAAGTAGCTAGCTAAGGAGTTACTTTAAGTCAAATGACACGGTCATGCTTGACAATACAATTGAATGGAGGAGTTAAGCTATTTAGGAACAATTATTTAAGATGAATGAAGATATCAAGTATTACGAAAGTGGGATCATATCAACTATCTTTTTCAACGGGGGACATAATCAAACAACTTGTTCATATCTCGAACAAACACAAATAgaactaatttaaaaagttatccGAGCCTTATTGAAGCTGAGTTTTGGAGGTCTAAAATGATGAACTTTTGTTGTAGTGTGAGGAAAGATGGTCATTTTGTGTGGAAGTAGGAAATTGTTAAGCTTTGTACCGGGGACAATAAAAGTGAAACTCATAACATTGTGCTTCTTGTCAAAATCACGATGCCGTACGGTTGAAAAAGTAGGACCCTGACACTTCTCGTCCACACAAGAGTTGATTCCATCTCGTGACACTTGAAATAGAGATGTCCATTCGGGCGAGCGTCTATTCCATTTTCActtcttattttaattccattttcatagaaattttaaaacttatttcaatattaataataatatttatatatatatatatatatataaaagaattttcCATTCAATAGGTtggttgggtaaaaaaaaaaaaaaagtaacggTCCCTTATTTTActaattgaaaaaagaaaataaaaaagaaaagaaaaggattacGTAGGTCGGTGACGACGCTCCAGCTCTCGCGCAATCGCCTCCGGCGATGGCGACAGTGCAATCCGACATTCGCTGTGCTTATCACATCGCCTCCTCCACCTTCCGCTCCCTCTCCCCTACTTTTAGGCCCCGCCGAACCACTGCCGTTCCATGTAAACTGCTCTTCCCCTCCTTCAAATTGAGAGCCTTCTCCACATGTGCTGCCGTGAGAGTTCCCGAGAAGCCGTCGATTTGTACGGCCGACGAGCTTCATTATGCCTCTGTACCGAATTCTGACTGGAGGCTTGCTCTCTGGCGCTATCGTCCCTCCCCTCAGGTGATCTTTAATTCCGTTTTGATTATGTACTCTTCGAGATTCGAGAtgagaacaatttttttttttttttttttttttaatttgtggaTTTGCGATGTGAATAAGTACGCCGCTTAGTTTTGAATTGCTTTTCTGTCCTTTACGCGATTGAACAGGCGCCTCCGAGGAATCATCCGCTTTTGCTATTATCCGGAGTCGGAACTAATGCTATTGGTTATGATCTTGCCCCTGGGGTAAATTTTCTTCCGCTTAGGATTGTAGCTGTACTTTGAAGTTTATTGAGAagtggttttgatttttatggtCTTTTATGATTTGTAAATGCTCTAGGTTGCTATGACATTAATGTAGATTacttattattcttattattcttatttgtttttgagGAACATTTGATATAGATTACTGTATAATCATGTTCTCTCTGGTCCTTTGTCTgtctattttctttccttgagCCACACTGGTCATATTCCCATGCTATGAAAAGTTGCATAGTCgtatttttctttatccaTCAGATTGTCTGTTCTAACGTATTCAAAGATGACATCATTCACTAAGAACTAATCTTCTAAGCTTCATTGGATTGAACAACCCATatattcctttcttttatGTGCTATTCCACGTTTGCAGTGTTCTTTTGCGCGGCATATGTCTGGTCAGGGGTATGATACATGGATTCTTGAAGTTCGAGGTGCAGGACTGAGCTTGCAGGaaccaaatttgaaagaaattgagCATTCAGCTAAAGTTAAATCAGAAAAAATGGAAGCAATCTCTGAGAGCAAAATTAATGGAACTGTACATGTGGAAGAAGAGTCAACAAAAATTCTTGATGACCTCTCAAAATCAGATACTTGCATCAATGGCATCAATGGGAAAGAATCTGACTCTTCTATGGTTGAGGAAGAAGACTTCATAGGAATAGCAACAATTTGGGATGAGTCAAGTGTAGTTTCGGAGTTAACAGAAACTTTTATGCGTTTGTCAGAACGGCTATCTGGCTTTTTAAGTGAAGGCCAATCAAGGATTATGTCCGCCACACTATTtgatcaaatttcaaaacttttagttGATTCCCAATTATCTGAACGTTTTAATGAGGTAAGGGAAAAGCTTTCATATTTGTTGGAAACAGGACAGACCTCAGTCATTGCTGGCCAGATTAGGGATTTGAGTCAAAGGCTTGTAGAAATTATTGAAGAAGGTCAACGATCTGTTTCACCTCCATTATTCAATTTGCAAGATCGATTTTCTTCAACGATTGACGATTTTCAGAAACAACTTGATTTAATAGTAAAATATGACTGGGACTTTGATCATTACCTGTTGGAGGACGTTCCTGCTGCGGTAAGGTGACATTTTATCTTGTTGAAATGACCATGTCTACAATCACTAATTGTGGATAGTTTCTGAACTTAACTTCAACTTTTTTCATCTtagattttgattaattttaaatttgaattttttatactCACTAAGAGAAATAATCTGTCAACTTCGACTGCAGATGGATTATATCATGGCTATAAGCAAGCCAAAGGATGGCAAATTGCTTGCTATTGGGCACTCCATGGGTGGTATCTTGCTTTATGCAAGACTTTCTCGTTGTGGTAAATTTGTGTACTTTCTCATGCATTTCACGTTTCTATGACTAAATGTTATATTTGTGTATCCTTTAGTTTCTGTGTCTAAATGGTATTGTGCtttgttttttgaattattgCAGCAGCTTttcctctctccctctctctctagcaCACACACTGCGCACACTAAACTCTCTTTGGTATTTGACCCTTTTTAGGTGGTTTTCTATGCTTTCTACATTATCTCTATCATACTTAAGATGCTAGCATATGTAATATAGACTAGAAGTCCTTTGAAGTTGACAATGGAAATGCCATTAATCAAGTGACAGAAAAACTATTGGGAAAAAATTGGTAGTACTGTTTGTAGCATTTTCATGATTACAGAAGAAAAGTAAAACGGGACCttctcaaagaaaacaaagaaatgggAAGGAAAGGTTTTTATGAAAGTATTATATCCCCTGTTGTGATGAAGGTTGATCCATTGAACATCTATTAAGTTTtagagttttgtttttttgtcaATTCTT
This genomic window from Cucurbita pepo subsp. pepo cultivar mu-cu-16 chromosome LG01, ASM280686v2, whole genome shotgun sequence contains:
- the LOC111808374 gene encoding two-component response regulator ORR26-like, translated to MSQEMGHWVPDSLPSFAKNLHILVVDHETLSLKHLSSLLREQSYNVTATGLGSIALSMIKERGDQFDLVMANVSMPDMDSFWFLHVLLEMNIVVIFMSSVMDLDVATRALAEGACYFLQKPISKDDLKYVWQHVYRRNRNISKLTHEANCGEKAKSGKESVGIQNDDTIVLSQSTDEVSINNNCSINYQLMSYNEEVQNQPTNSHDTQVASYFEGKRLTDDIEGTSKEKRVTYYSTPTNFGDTRIDEDNRRMKEYYISSDNRSRVVWNVERRRKFSDALNKLGDKCRPKLILKLMNEPCLTLRQVANHLQKYKAQVESMKKGRENKLAPRREASKFNFSVRTQLPPPLVPKQPHDEANRSTDGGSTSFIGGERFRLIAPRPVPNPTLPVSANFANHGLIMLDQNYQHVNSNYYSVPYIINQTTPEVTSSCVFDETQFSDNRLDVVQQDLTAFKIENQEAMEFNGTSEGIQLMSNNMAFPDSTNFDNIAANFGNEGSQQQSAEYDYLLNFLEDDPHDFDSNLNLSDVDKYSEWLKNTVLENRSGPDSFLGDNAENFPMGNNP
- the LOC111799925 gene encoding uncharacterized protein LOC111799925: MDIIATPSAQGMRRLWRRRGYQKLGSDTRTTRSRSFRLRRLWRLRRQASKVQLKIMSPLKLLAKFHDTYVEMMMKVANSVGNIYAIGAFGNGKRIPKPRNQVSLATCDGEHVDAKFVLEIYNKLAASKNLANGF
- the LOC111810420 gene encoding uncharacterized protein LOC111810420; the encoded protein is MATVQSDIRCAYHIASSTFRSLSPTFRPRRTTAVPCKLLFPSFKLRAFSTCAAVRVPEKPSICTADELHYASVPNSDWRLALWRYRPSPQAPPRNHPLLLLSGVGTNAIGYDLAPGCSFARHMSGQGYDTWILEVRGAGLSLQEPNLKEIEHSAKVKSEKMEAISESKINGTVHVEEESTKILDDLSKSDTCINGINGKESDSSMVEEEDFIGIATIWDESSVVSELTETFMRLSERLSGFLSEGQSRIMSATLFDQISKLLVDSQLSERFNEVREKLSYLLETGQTSVIAGQIRDLSQRLVEIIEEGQRSVSPPLFNLQDRFSSTIDDFQKQLDLIVKYDWDFDHYLLEDVPAAMDYIMAISKPKDGKLLAIGHSMGGILLYARLSRCGFEGRDPRLAAIVTLASSLDYTSSKSALKMLLPLADPAQALNVPVVPLGALLSASYPLSSRSPYVLSWLNSLISAEDMMDPEMLKKLVLNNFCTIPAKLILQLTTAFREGGLRDRSNTFYYKDHLHKCHVPVLALAGDQDLICPPVAVEETAKLIPEHLVSYKCFGEPGGPHYAHYDLVGGRLAAEQVYPCIIDFISKHDAV